In Reichenbachiella agarivorans, one genomic interval encodes:
- a CDS encoding WD40 repeat domain-containing protein, whose product MKNLPIVSFALFLLLSHSICAQDQNQPSIQELQSQIEILRTTELIQSMSQRSEIMPSYHHDLKALIARQAYNFWIQNKGEKYVSHKNVYAALYYANKYLEYDSLNFESYNQVMAHNEAVVSLKFGKDPKVFYSAGSDGKVLKWNLDDIKGIPTLLYQGDHLIRSIDVSFDDQMIMITTKNQGLIFVSTSERINMGEITPVISRDNEEVQSAVFFPNEYKYLAVNKQGEIRIKAFNTDSVYRRKNKQQVNTVLVQEDNQNIYLGGKSGKLEIITDKLDSAYLIPELFAINALAISSDKKLLAVGREKGDAIIIDLTTHQIVRTISGHQSAVTDVDFNQNDQLLLTASRDGTTRIWDINNSRIMPLILDDHEDWVFTAKFTPTGDKVVTGSKDKNIRVWTIDYQQLADRICRLVDRNLTLEEWNEYIGDSFPYEETCPVQEY is encoded by the coding sequence ATGAAAAACCTACCTATTGTCTCATTCGCCCTATTCCTGCTATTGAGTCATTCTATATGTGCTCAGGATCAAAACCAGCCATCTATACAAGAGCTTCAATCTCAAATCGAAATACTAAGAACAACAGAATTGATTCAATCCATGTCTCAACGGTCTGAGATTATGCCTTCATATCACCATGATTTGAAAGCATTGATTGCCAGACAGGCATACAATTTTTGGATTCAAAACAAAGGTGAAAAATACGTCTCCCACAAGAATGTTTACGCGGCACTCTATTATGCAAACAAATACCTAGAATATGATTCTCTAAACTTCGAGTCGTACAACCAAGTGATGGCACACAATGAAGCTGTCGTTTCACTTAAATTCGGTAAGGACCCCAAGGTGTTTTATTCTGCTGGCTCTGATGGGAAAGTGTTGAAATGGAATCTCGATGACATCAAAGGAATCCCCACCCTGCTCTATCAAGGCGATCATTTGATCCGATCCATTGATGTGAGTTTCGATGATCAAATGATTATGATCACGACCAAAAACCAAGGACTTATCTTTGTTTCTACCTCTGAGAGAATCAACATGGGTGAAATCACTCCCGTCATTTCCAGAGACAACGAAGAGGTGCAAAGTGCGGTATTCTTCCCCAACGAATACAAATATTTAGCAGTCAACAAACAAGGAGAAATCCGAATCAAGGCATTCAACACAGACTCTGTATACAGAAGGAAAAACAAACAGCAAGTCAACACTGTACTGGTGCAAGAGGACAACCAAAACATCTATCTAGGAGGTAAAAGCGGAAAATTGGAGATTATTACAGACAAGCTTGACTCAGCCTATTTGATTCCAGAGCTATTTGCAATCAATGCGCTTGCGATCAGTTCAGACAAAAAGCTTTTGGCTGTTGGGAGAGAAAAGGGTGATGCAATTATCATAGACCTGACCACTCATCAAATTGTCCGAACCATCTCTGGTCATCAGTCTGCCGTGACCGATGTAGATTTCAATCAAAATGATCAATTACTATTAACTGCTAGTAGAGATGGCACGACACGTATATGGGACATCAACAATTCTCGTATCATGCCCTTGATACTAGACGATCATGAGGACTGGGTATTCACCGCCAAGTTCACCCCCACAGGTGACAAAGTCGTCACTGGCAGCAAAGACAAAAACATTCGAGTCTGGACCATCGATTACCAACAACTAGCAGACAGAATATGTCGCTTGGTAGATCGCAATTTGACTTTGGAAGAATGGAATGAATACATAGGGGACTCTTTCCCTTACGAAGAGACATGTCCTGTGCAGGAATATTAA
- a CDS encoding helix-turn-helix transcriptional regulator, with the protein MLHTQSVIIADTNFLSMQGLQKIVASDPNLQLIQSHDEINSSLLNNIHQADIWIINVSRNTESLVTLAIKAAAHSRVLAIASTQEEKHVKRLWSRGIQSIVTDHCSEEEISQALNQLSLQKKFYCNTILDLVSQPNEPKPFYDLSKREMDVLSLITKGKTSREISEILFLSPHTVNSHRKNILKKLDLKSPAELIVFAIDKGLMD; encoded by the coding sequence GTGTTGCATACTCAATCCGTGATCATTGCTGATACCAACTTCCTAAGCATGCAAGGGTTACAGAAAATTGTGGCTTCAGATCCTAATTTACAACTCATTCAATCCCATGATGAGATCAACTCATCCCTGCTCAACAACATCCACCAAGCAGATATCTGGATCATCAATGTGAGTCGAAACACGGAATCGCTGGTGACACTTGCCATCAAAGCGGCTGCTCATTCCAGAGTTTTGGCCATCGCTAGCACACAAGAAGAAAAGCATGTCAAAAGGCTATGGTCACGTGGTATTCAAAGTATCGTGACTGATCACTGTAGTGAAGAAGAAATATCACAGGCACTCAATCAACTCTCCCTCCAAAAAAAATTCTATTGCAACACAATCCTTGATCTAGTCAGCCAACCCAACGAACCAAAGCCATTTTATGACCTATCCAAAAGAGAAATGGATGTACTGAGTTTGATTACCAAAGGAAAGACTTCTAGAGAAATATCTGAAATTCTCTTTTTGAGTCCTCACACAGTCAACTCTCACAGAAAAAATATTCTAAAAAAATTGGATCTAAAATCTCCAGCTGAGTTGATTGTGTTCGCTATTGACAAAGGATTGATGGATTGA
- a CDS encoding CvfB family protein: MEIGDYNPLRINRFTDNGAYLIDEAAEEVLLPNKYVAKDFAIGDVVDVFVYTDSMDRNVATTLKPLVKRGEFACLEVKDVSAHGAFMDWGLEKDLFVPFSEQEIKMKKGQWALVYAYLDSITKRVAASARIHLFINRDLSMLEEGQEVDLIIGETTINGIRAIIDQKHLGLIYENEVFEELLKGSHKKGFIKTIRPDGKIDLSLRKPGLEALEEGAEKIMQTLRAQGGKLPLHDKSSPEDIQAVLQMSKKNFKRSVGILYKQKLIELKGEEIILIDNSSS; this comes from the coding sequence ATGGAAATAGGCGATTACAACCCACTCAGAATCAATAGATTTACCGACAATGGTGCATACCTGATCGATGAAGCAGCCGAAGAAGTACTGCTCCCCAACAAGTATGTCGCCAAAGACTTTGCCATTGGGGATGTGGTGGACGTATTCGTCTACACCGACTCGATGGATCGCAATGTTGCCACTACCCTCAAGCCACTAGTCAAACGTGGCGAATTTGCCTGTTTGGAAGTCAAAGATGTCAGTGCTCATGGTGCTTTCATGGACTGGGGATTGGAAAAAGACTTGTTCGTACCATTTAGTGAACAAGAAATCAAGATGAAAAAGGGTCAGTGGGCATTGGTATATGCCTATTTGGACTCCATAACCAAGCGAGTAGCGGCTAGTGCACGTATCCATCTATTCATCAACCGTGACCTCAGTATGCTCGAAGAAGGTCAAGAGGTGGATCTCATCATCGGCGAAACAACCATCAATGGCATCCGTGCGATCATCGACCAAAAGCACTTGGGCTTGATATATGAAAATGAGGTATTCGAAGAATTACTCAAAGGAAGTCACAAGAAGGGCTTCATCAAGACCATAAGACCCGATGGCAAGATTGATCTTTCTCTCAGAAAACCTGGACTTGAAGCATTGGAAGAAGGCGCAGAAAAAATCATGCAGACCCTACGCGCTCAAGGCGGAAAATTGCCATTGCATGACAAAAGCAGCCCTGAAGATATCCAAGCCGTATTGCAAATGAGTAAAAAGAATTTTAAGCGCTCCGTCGGAATTCTATACAAGCAAAAATTGATCGAACTAAAAGGTGAAGAGATAATTCTCATCGATAATTCAAGTAGCTAA
- a CDS encoding GlcG/HbpS family heme-binding protein — MDLKKGIQALNTVIHECIREKKEAVVAVVDQNGDLVSFARTDHAPLSSIPVAINKAYTAARMRQDTESFGRNMHDQDLENLSYYSDSKLTPWAGGIPIFDLDGQLLGAIGVSGMSHTADAALALKAVEAIKPVPPKTEDKFKLYS, encoded by the coding sequence ATGGATTTAAAAAAAGGAATACAAGCTCTCAATACAGTCATACATGAATGTATCAGAGAGAAAAAAGAAGCAGTTGTAGCAGTAGTAGATCAAAATGGAGATTTGGTTTCCTTTGCCAGAACTGACCATGCACCACTTTCGTCCATTCCAGTAGCCATCAACAAAGCCTATACAGCAGCACGCATGCGCCAAGACACAGAAAGTTTTGGCAGGAATATGCATGACCAAGATCTCGAAAACCTCTCCTATTACTCAGACTCCAAATTGACTCCATGGGCCGGTGGCATTCCCATCTTTGATCTCGATGGCCAACTCCTCGGCGCAATTGGTGTCAGTGGTATGTCACATACAGCTGATGCCGCACTAGCACTCAAGGCTGTCGAGGCTATCAAACCCGTCCCTCCTAAGACGGAAGACAAATTCAAGCTTTATTCATAA
- a CDS encoding response regulator: MKRRIFVIDDDPILQRIMKKMLSNFDDGVEVELFLHGEEAIEKLATGNNLPDLIFLDINMPIMDAWDFIENYKNLNLAAIPIYILSSSIDYRDINKAEDIDLIKDYLVKPLKKDRLIEICNRELKP, translated from the coding sequence ATGAAGAGAAGAATATTTGTGATTGATGATGATCCTATCTTGCAGAGAATCATGAAGAAAATGCTCTCCAATTTCGATGACGGTGTTGAGGTTGAACTATTTCTACATGGAGAAGAGGCCATCGAAAAGCTAGCGACAGGAAATAATTTGCCTGATTTGATCTTTCTTGATATCAACATGCCTATCATGGATGCTTGGGATTTTATTGAAAACTATAAAAATCTGAATTTAGCTGCTATACCTATATATATTCTGTCATCATCTATTGACTACCGTGATATCAACAAAGCAGAAGATATAGATCTAATCAAAGACTATTTGGTGAAACCACTGAAAAAAGATCGCTTGATTGAGATTTGCAATAGGGAGTTGAAACCATAA
- a CDS encoding type II toxin-antitoxin system Phd/YefM family antitoxin, with protein sequence MDHTTYTNFRQNLKSFMDRVMNDRIPLLVTRAHGQDVVVLSKADFDSIHETFYLLKNPRNAQRIFESLSELRDGGGFEKSIQKP encoded by the coding sequence ATGGATCATACTACCTATACCAACTTCAGACAAAATTTGAAATCATTCATGGATCGGGTCATGAATGACAGGATTCCTCTCTTGGTGACTCGCGCCCATGGACAGGATGTAGTGGTTTTATCAAAGGCAGACTTTGACAGTATTCATGAAACCTTCTACTTATTGAAAAACCCACGAAACGCACAAAGAATATTTGAATCTTTGAGTGAACTACGAGATGGGGGAGGTTTTGAGAAATCAATACAAAAGCCATGA
- a CDS encoding Txe/YoeB family addiction module toxin, with the protein MTKLIKFSSHAWLDYIHWQKSDKEMKQLIDKLCLSILETPYQGLGYPQPLSYELNQIWCRRINMEHRLVYRINKDQIEILQCRLHY; encoded by the coding sequence ATGACAAAGCTCATTAAATTTTCTTCTCATGCTTGGCTGGACTACATCCACTGGCAGAAGTCCGACAAGGAAATGAAGCAACTCATAGACAAGCTGTGCTTGTCTATTCTTGAAACTCCCTACCAAGGGTTGGGCTACCCCCAGCCGTTGAGCTATGAATTGAATCAGATCTGGTGTCGCCGTATCAACATGGAACACCGCCTGGTCTACCGCATCAATAAAGATCAGATAGAGATATTGCAGTGTCGATTGCATTATTGA
- a CDS encoding OsmC family protein, translated as MNYQIKASSIADQDAQIYIKESNIDFGTTSKTAETLPNPAELFLGSFSACMLKNVERFSSMMNFTYTKATLDVSATRLENPPRMDYILYHLTIYSSDTKLNTDLLKKNIEKFGTIYNTVKSSCTISGTIETVN; from the coding sequence ATGAACTATCAAATCAAGGCTTCTTCTATTGCAGATCAAGATGCACAGATTTATATCAAAGAATCAAATATAGATTTTGGTACCACGTCAAAAACTGCTGAAACACTGCCAAACCCTGCGGAGCTATTCTTGGGTTCATTTTCCGCTTGTATGCTCAAAAATGTAGAGCGATTTTCATCCATGATGAATTTCACCTATACAAAGGCTACACTAGATGTCAGTGCTACGCGCCTCGAAAATCCCCCAAGAATGGATTACATCCTGTACCATTTGACTATCTACAGCTCCGACACAAAGTTGAATACAGATTTACTCAAGAAGAACATAGAAAAATTTGGCACAATCTACAATACCGTAAAATCGTCATGTACCATTTCTGGAACCATAGAGACTGTAAACTAA
- the cas2 gene encoding CRISPR-associated endonuclease Cas2 — protein sequence MWVLVFFDLPTDTKRDRKNAAAFRQKLLKDGFSMFQFSIYLRHCPSRENADVHIKRVKLNLPPDGHVAVMVITDKQFGMMELYYGKKSKELPQVSQQLSMF from the coding sequence ATGTGGGTACTCGTATTTTTTGATTTGCCAACAGATACCAAGCGAGATCGCAAGAATGCCGCGGCATTCAGGCAAAAATTGCTCAAGGATGGATTCAGCATGTTTCAGTTTTCGATCTACCTGAGGCACTGCCCCAGTCGGGAAAATGCCGACGTACACATCAAACGGGTGAAGCTCAACCTACCCCCAGACGGACACGTCGCAGTGATGGTGATTACGGACAAACAATTTGGGATGATGGAGCTATACTATGGCAAAAAATCGAAGGAACTGCCCCAAGTATCTCAACAATTGTCCATGTTTTGA
- the cas1 gene encoding type II CRISPR-associated endonuclease Cas1, with product MIKRTLYFGNPAYLSTKDQQLVIRFPEEDKPDMKIPIEDVGVAILDHYGITISQGLMHRLMENNVALISCDDRHMPTGLHLNLSGHTLQQERFEAQTRASEPIKKRLWQQVISAKIKNQAALLEAICYDHDNMIRWSKQVKSGDPDNLEARAAAYYWKNLFSAHTEDFKRGRFEDEPNNMLNYGYAILRAITARSLVGSGLLPTFGIHHHNRYNAYCLADDIMEPYRPFVDELVLSIMDMEDIDIYELSPELKKHLLQLPTVDVMMGKERRPLMIAVQYTTASLADCLLGNRDKLKLPERCKPID from the coding sequence ATGATCAAACGAACCCTATACTTTGGCAATCCCGCCTATCTCAGCACCAAAGACCAGCAGCTGGTCATCCGATTCCCTGAGGAAGACAAACCAGACATGAAAATCCCCATAGAGGATGTAGGCGTAGCGATACTGGATCACTATGGCATCACCATCTCTCAAGGGCTGATGCACAGGCTGATGGAAAACAACGTAGCACTGATCAGCTGTGATGATCGACACATGCCTACGGGTCTCCATCTCAATCTGTCAGGTCACACCCTACAGCAAGAGCGCTTCGAAGCTCAAACCAGAGCCAGCGAACCCATCAAAAAGCGTCTCTGGCAGCAGGTCATCTCCGCTAAGATCAAAAATCAAGCTGCCCTACTGGAGGCGATCTGCTATGACCATGACAACATGATCCGCTGGTCAAAACAGGTAAAATCTGGTGACCCTGACAATCTGGAGGCACGGGCGGCGGCTTATTATTGGAAGAACCTCTTCTCAGCACATACGGAGGACTTCAAAAGAGGACGGTTCGAGGACGAACCCAACAACATGCTCAACTATGGCTATGCTATCCTGCGTGCCATCACGGCGCGCTCACTTGTAGGATCGGGTCTGTTGCCGACCTTTGGCATCCATCACCACAACCGCTACAATGCCTACTGCCTGGCAGATGACATCATGGAGCCCTACCGACCCTTTGTGGACGAACTGGTACTGTCCATCATGGACATGGAGGACATAGATATCTACGAACTATCACCCGAACTCAAAAAGCACCTGCTCCAGCTCCCTACCGTGGATGTGATGATGGGCAAAGAAAGACGACCGCTCATGATCGCTGTGCAATACACCACGGCAAGTCTGGCGGACTGCCTGCTGGGCAATCGCGACAAACTGAAACTCCCAGAGAGATGCAAACCCATCGACTAA
- a CDS encoding HIRAN domain-containing protein, with protein MKRSTFIKNLIGLYGLPALPSQMVRQYQKIYLLQCFVRGFQFYEGPKIIQQINQSGLLQLVREPTNQHDNCAIALHFNQRKIGYVPRESNEVLAKLMDANLLSLQAEITHVEPKASTWENVHVAIYALKELSTQESFEQYATLSMLETPEYYTLRHRDDGYIRVHWEEDKYSMEAAQDYYQILVDHSEDDSVYDLIHGSFPHPDDFDQAFQESRILIKKNLEVMDEKIERFAARLDDSWIQIDTILGENSYLVANVDHLAKSPGRIKQFMEVVDKHGEKFYEVIFKE; from the coding sequence ATGAAACGCTCCACCTTCATCAAAAACCTGATCGGCCTCTATGGCCTCCCTGCCCTACCCTCCCAGATGGTACGGCAATACCAAAAGATCTACCTATTGCAGTGTTTTGTGAGAGGCTTTCAATTTTATGAGGGACCTAAAATCATCCAACAAATCAACCAGAGCGGACTGCTCCAGCTCGTACGAGAACCCACCAACCAACACGACAATTGCGCCATTGCCCTGCACTTTAACCAACGTAAGATTGGCTATGTCCCCCGAGAGAGCAACGAGGTATTGGCCAAACTGATGGATGCCAACCTGCTGTCACTACAAGCAGAAATCACCCATGTAGAACCCAAAGCATCGACTTGGGAAAACGTACATGTCGCCATCTATGCACTCAAGGAATTGTCCACTCAGGAGTCCTTTGAGCAATATGCCACCCTCAGCATGCTCGAAACACCCGAATACTACACCCTGAGACACAGAGACGATGGCTACATCCGAGTCCATTGGGAGGAAGATAAATACAGCATGGAAGCAGCACAGGATTACTACCAAATCCTTGTTGACCACAGCGAGGATGATAGCGTCTATGACCTCATCCATGGTTCATTTCCTCACCCAGATGATTTTGACCAAGCCTTCCAAGAGTCCAGAATATTGATCAAAAAGAATCTAGAAGTCATGGATGAAAAGATCGAGCGATTCGCTGCAAGACTGGATGACAGTTGGATACAGATTGACACAATATTAGGTGAAAACAGCTACCTAGTCGCCAATGTGGATCATCTCGCCAAATCTCCTGGTAGGATCAAACAATTCATGGAAGTAGTTGACAAGCATGGAGAGAAGTTTTACGAAGTGATTTTCAAAGAATGA
- the cas9 gene encoding type II CRISPR RNA-guided endonuclease Cas9 (Cas9, originally named Csn1, is the large, multifunctional signature protein of type II CRISPR/Cas systems. It is well known even to general audiences because its RNA-guided endonuclease activity has made it a popular tool for custom editing of eukaryotic genomes.), which translates to MKRILGLDIGVSSVGLAIINKNDTKTSIEHLSVRIVPEDPDFHGKFYSGNTASKNLARTEKRGVRRNNQRFKQRRDKLYRILKEHDMFPSKELFLLNSRELYSLRAKAVTEQISIEELGRVLIHLNQRRGFLSNRKSLSDEENSTEYKERIAELEKRRGESTIGQSLYQELIAKQHPHEVLLRERTYLRSSYTEEFDRIWTMQKQYYSQLTGGVNETTNKNTLYDLIRNRILFYQRPLKSQKGLISNCSFEKGHKAIAKSSPYFELYRIWQRINDLSWKDTEGITHFPSLEQKNILFKALWEGADLNAKYKLTASKIKVLLGFSSRERIYLNFTELDGNRTYSALKKALELGQVANPEQYLHFNYKTNDEKGGLFELWHLTYSLPDTTQVAQSLAKRFRFTESQSEIIAKSVGYSSEYGKLSTRAIRKLLPHLESGLGYSIACDKVGYDHSGYKTKIEIQEKLKPIKQNSLRNPVVEQILNQVVNMVNQAIDTYGTFDEVRIELARELRNSAATRKNISKSNASNKRRNDWIRNELKINYGFRLVNGRDVKRYRLWEETDKVCLYCNKTITGTDLLHRNADIEHILPKSRSFNNAMSNYILAHQKCNNDKGQRTAFDFMSNKDGDALDQYISNVNTLYKDGAGSISRQKFNNLMTQGADIPSDFVERMMKDSQYITKEAVKLLKSVCSDTYTTTGQVTDLLRDEWELKHLLQDLSFDKYKAIGQIEVKEYKDSSGSIKTYETIKDWSKRDDHRHHAVDALICALTDQKIIFKLNNLNKIYQYKKDTLSKEELQDLQETFENGLNLKEFIDHEGHVFDCPIPKIRKEAKSHLESIFISIKKDNGKVLTKTINRPKNGQSQTTWVPRARLHEETVMGRIKRIAKKKAKLNSKFKQVDNIVNPELRDIVKDHLENHGNNPSIAFTTKTLSKSPINYQNKVVTEVLVYEEVNSKRVPLSENISKAQVEKIVDNKIKQLVNERINKYGGKIKEAFKSINENPLWLNEDQGLQVKSITVYDDSQTIPTSQKRDLQGNSIISMGHIIPTGYVKKGGNHHALIYKDENGKYKDKVISFWDAVGIGLANINATDMPYPIIDKSNDPDLGDFHFSMQINDLFVFDLIHSENPENENEIDFFDPLNRSTISSKLFRLQKMTKKASGAFEVTYRHHLEASLNRSTMDLKGLTWDEHGSNTHLARLTKIRTNHLGQIIKVGE; encoded by the coding sequence ATGAAAAGAATACTAGGATTAGATATTGGCGTTTCTTCCGTGGGACTGGCTATTATTAATAAAAATGACACAAAAACTAGCATTGAGCATCTCTCTGTAAGAATAGTACCTGAGGATCCTGATTTTCACGGAAAATTCTATTCTGGCAATACAGCTAGTAAAAATTTAGCTAGAACAGAAAAAAGAGGAGTCAGGAGAAATAACCAGAGATTCAAACAACGAAGGGACAAGCTTTATCGCATTCTCAAAGAACATGACATGTTCCCATCCAAAGAACTCTTTCTCCTAAATTCTAGAGAACTATACAGTCTTCGAGCGAAAGCAGTCACAGAACAAATCTCAATAGAGGAGTTAGGGCGTGTATTAATTCACCTCAATCAAAGGAGAGGATTCCTAAGCAATAGAAAATCCCTCAGTGACGAGGAAAACTCCACAGAATATAAAGAAAGAATTGCGGAACTGGAAAAAAGACGTGGAGAGTCTACAATTGGTCAAAGTCTCTATCAAGAACTTATTGCCAAACAACACCCTCACGAAGTACTACTTAGAGAGAGAACCTATTTGCGGTCGTCCTACACAGAAGAATTTGATCGAATCTGGACTATGCAGAAACAGTATTATTCCCAATTGACGGGAGGAGTGAATGAAACAACTAATAAAAATACCCTTTACGATCTAATCAGGAACAGGATTTTATTCTATCAACGCCCATTAAAGAGTCAAAAAGGATTGATTTCCAATTGTTCCTTTGAAAAAGGACACAAAGCCATCGCTAAATCATCACCCTACTTCGAACTTTACAGAATCTGGCAAAGAATCAATGATCTGTCATGGAAGGACACGGAGGGAATCACTCATTTCCCCAGCTTAGAACAGAAAAATATTCTTTTCAAAGCTCTATGGGAAGGCGCAGACCTTAATGCAAAATACAAGTTGACAGCAAGTAAGATAAAAGTACTATTGGGTTTTTCTAGTCGTGAGAGAATTTACTTGAATTTTACTGAATTAGACGGTAACAGGACATACAGTGCACTAAAAAAAGCACTAGAACTAGGTCAAGTAGCAAATCCAGAGCAATACCTGCATTTCAACTACAAGACCAATGATGAAAAAGGCGGTCTGTTTGAATTGTGGCACCTCACCTACTCACTACCAGATACTACTCAAGTTGCTCAATCTTTAGCCAAAAGGTTTCGATTTACCGAGAGTCAATCAGAAATCATTGCCAAAAGCGTTGGATACTCGTCTGAGTATGGCAAACTATCCACCAGAGCCATTCGCAAGTTGCTCCCACATCTAGAGTCAGGACTAGGCTATAGTATAGCCTGCGACAAAGTAGGTTATGACCACAGTGGGTACAAAACCAAAATTGAAATTCAAGAAAAGCTGAAACCCATCAAGCAGAATAGTCTGCGCAACCCAGTAGTAGAGCAGATACTCAATCAAGTAGTCAACATGGTCAATCAAGCAATTGACACCTATGGCACATTTGACGAAGTACGTATTGAATTGGCACGAGAACTTAGAAACTCAGCAGCCACTAGAAAGAATATATCTAAATCAAATGCCTCCAATAAACGAAGGAATGATTGGATTAGAAATGAGCTCAAAATAAACTATGGGTTTAGACTGGTCAACGGAAGAGACGTGAAACGATATAGACTTTGGGAGGAAACAGACAAAGTCTGTCTATACTGTAACAAAACAATAACTGGTACTGATTTACTCCACAGAAATGCAGATATCGAACATATATTACCAAAATCAAGGAGTTTCAATAACGCCATGAGTAATTATATCCTTGCTCATCAAAAATGCAACAATGACAAAGGCCAAAGAACTGCCTTTGACTTTATGAGCAATAAAGATGGTGATGCCTTGGATCAATACATTTCCAATGTTAATACTCTTTACAAAGACGGGGCTGGATCTATATCAAGACAAAAATTCAACAACCTCATGACTCAAGGAGCAGATATTCCTTCTGATTTTGTGGAACGAATGATGAAAGACTCGCAATACATTACCAAAGAAGCCGTCAAACTCTTAAAAAGTGTCTGCTCGGACACCTATACCACAACAGGGCAAGTCACTGATCTCCTTCGCGACGAATGGGAATTGAAACATCTACTGCAAGACTTAAGCTTTGACAAATACAAGGCCATTGGTCAAATAGAAGTGAAAGAATACAAAGACAGCTCTGGAAGTATCAAAACCTACGAAACTATAAAAGACTGGAGCAAACGAGACGACCACCGTCATCATGCCGTAGATGCTCTCATTTGCGCACTCACAGATCAAAAGATCATATTTAAGCTTAACAACTTGAACAAGATTTATCAATACAAGAAAGATACATTGAGCAAAGAAGAGCTTCAAGACCTACAAGAAACCTTCGAAAACGGGTTAAATCTTAAAGAATTCATTGACCATGAAGGTCATGTATTTGACTGCCCTATACCCAAAATTAGAAAAGAAGCAAAAAGCCACCTAGAAAGCATTTTCATCTCTATTAAGAAGGACAATGGAAAAGTATTGACCAAAACCATTAACCGTCCTAAAAATGGGCAATCTCAAACTACGTGGGTACCACGAGCAAGACTCCACGAGGAAACTGTCATGGGGCGTATCAAAAGAATAGCCAAAAAGAAAGCGAAACTAAATAGCAAATTCAAACAAGTAGATAACATTGTCAACCCTGAATTAAGAGATATAGTTAAAGACCATTTAGAAAATCATGGAAACAATCCATCAATAGCATTTACAACTAAGACTCTGAGTAAGTCACCAATTAACTATCAGAATAAAGTTGTAACAGAAGTATTGGTCTATGAAGAAGTGAATTCAAAAAGAGTCCCTCTATCTGAAAATATAAGCAAGGCTCAAGTTGAAAAGATAGTTGACAACAAAATCAAACAATTAGTTAATGAAAGAATCAATAAGTACGGTGGCAAAATAAAAGAAGCTTTCAAAAGCATCAACGAAAACCCTCTTTGGTTAAACGAAGATCAAGGCTTACAAGTCAAATCTATCACTGTGTATGACGACTCTCAGACCATACCTACTAGTCAAAAAAGAGATCTGCAAGGAAACAGTATTATTAGTATGGGACATATTATCCCGACTGGATATGTCAAAAAAGGCGGAAATCATCACGCGCTGATATACAAAGATGAAAATGGGAAATACAAGGATAAAGTCATCAGCTTTTGGGACGCCGTAGGAATTGGGCTCGCCAATATCAATGCCACAGACATGCCCTATCCTATAATAGATAAAAGCAATGATCCAGATTTGGGAGATTTTCATTTTTCAATGCAAATCAATGACCTGTTTGTTTTTGATTTGATTCATTCAGAAAATCCAGAAAACGAGAATGAGATAGATTTCTTTGATCCATTAAACAGAAGCACGATAAGCTCTAAGCTGTTTAGGCTTCAAAAGATGACTAAAAAAGCATCAGGAGCATTTGAAGTAACCTACAGGCATCATTTAGAAGCTTCTCTTAATCGAAGTACTATGGATTTAAAGGGTTTAACTTGGGATGAACATGGGTCAAATACCCATCTAGCTCGGTTAACCAAAATTAGAACCAACCACCTCGGCCAAATCATCAAAGTCGGAGAATAA